The genomic segment TTGCAACTTCTAATTGCCAATATTCATCAACATCATGCCAGTTATTAAGCGTACCTTTGATAAATACGGCACGTTTAATACCGGGACAGTCCCACCTGTTCCACCTGTGATTAAATTCACCGCCTGCATACATTTTTGGACTAAAAGCGTCATAAATTGTTCCTAAAGGATTAATTTCAAAATTATAGTAAGGTTCATTTTTTGGATTTGTTTTAATAAACAGTTCTAAAACGTCTTCCTGACAGGTCGGGTCATTGCGTTTTTTAAAATAACCCCAAATATCCTTATCGTATGCTTTATAACCTATATAAAGATATTTTTTATCCCAGAGTAGCCTGCCTTCAGTTTTACTTATAGGTTTCTTGCGGGTATTTATTTCAAAAAAATTTAATACTTTTGCCTTCTTCCACGCAGGTTCGTTTAGAAGACCGTCAATCTTTATTGGAGTATTAATATAATTACACTCGTAAACAATTTTTTTCATTTATACATCTTCCTTTAAATTATCCAACCGTTATGAGCAATACCACACTTTGTCTTTTTCCTCAAAACACTAAACGCAAACTTCCTTAATACATATCTTTATTTTCGATGGATAGAATTACTTCTTTTGCTCCTTTTTTATAATTTTTTTGGTTTCTTTAAAGGTAATCGTTTTGTCATTTTGTTTAGAATATGCTCCTATGAATTTAAAAGTAGGTATCATTTGGTCGTAAATTTTCTGAAAAGAATCATTATGTGAATCATTAAATAACCTTAACTGATAGATAACATTTCCTCTCTTGTCCTTCCAAACACCCTTTTCATCTAATTTTTTACCTAGAAAAAATTCTGGTTTGAAAGCAAATAGTAAAATTGGAGCAAGAGTAGAGGACATATGTTTACCGTTGTCTGGGCACTTGCAACCACCGTTCGTATCACCAAGTTCTGGTGGACAAAATTCCATATTTGGTTCACCTCGTAAAATATTTTCACCACAATTCCAATTGGGAGGATATTTTATTTCAATCCTATACTCTGTATTACGATAAGTTTTCCAACCAGCAGTTTTATCTTTTGACGATACTTCTTTAACTATTTTGTCTGCTGATATTACTAATTGTTGCCAAGTTAAAATGCATACAATCCATGACAAAATAATGTTTTTTTGCATAAAAAACTATCCTATCGCCAACCAAGGTTGGCAACCACACAAACATCCATAAAAAATTAAAGCTCGTTACAAAACTTTATTGTTTTGGAGCTTCTGCTTTTTGTATCTTGAACGTTGCTGATTTAATAACATTTCCGGCTGCGTCCACAATGTCAACTTTCCAGTCACCAATCTGTTCCGGAAGAATTGTTTTATATGACCAGAGGCGATAGCGCGGATATTTTACTGCAATTGAAATTTCTGCAACTTTTACGCTGTTAAAATACCAAACATGTTTTACTTCTGTCGGCTCAGTTGCTCCGGTAATAGTCGCCCATAAATAAACTTTGCCTACTTCAGGTGCAAAAACCTCTGCTTTATCAACCGGCTGGCGGGTTTCTACGCTCTTACAAAAAGCAAAATCCGTTACACTCAAAGTTGCAGCAGCAGGAGCAGCGGTAACAGCAGGTGTTTTTACAGCAGCCTCTTCCGCTCTGACAAAACTGCCGCCAACCAAACCAACAAACAACAACACAACAACAAACCCTTTCTTCATACGAACCCCCCTTAAAACCAATTAAAAGATTATAAGACATTAAAAAAATTAGAAAGTATTCAATCTTTTAATCTTCTTTCAGTTTACTTCATTAGACAATTCTTCACTTCACCGATGTACATTCTGTGATAATCTTTATTGGGATAATTTTTATAAATTTCCGGGTCAAGGAAACCGTTAGGATTAATATCCTGGCAATATATCTTTTTACATTCTATGACAAGCCTTGCTTCTGAAAAATATACACCCAATTTACCTTTTACAGGAGTTATACCCGTTTTAGCTATCTTGTCTACTTTTTTACCCGACGTAGAACCGCATAAATCTAAAACACTTCTATATTTTTCTTCAAAAAAAGAAAGCGTGAATGAATCGGATTTTTCAATAAAACTATAAGTATGCCGTATAGGCCTGATAAAACAAAAACAAACCTTTTTAAACCACAGAACACCGAACCCTCCCCAATTTGCTGTCATTGTGTTAAAAGATTCCATAGTACCTGCCGTTATTAACATCCAATCGGCACCTATCAGCTTAAACGTATTGTCTTCTATTTGTTCAACCTCTATTTTTTTGAATTTGTTTAACATAGTTAAAAATGTTTTATAAAACATCTCCTCCTTTTATGTTGTCTTGCGTCAAAATATCTCCAATGTGCCTGAACTTTGGTGTTTTCTTCTAATTCAGGATTGGTTTCTGCGGATATTATGGATTTTTTAATTGCTGACCTTGTAAGCTCTGTCATCACCAAAGCGTTTACGCCTTTACCCTGCAAAGAAGGATGGACTGCTACAAGATATAAATCTATATACTTGGGTTTTTTCAAAGCATACAAAAGATGTAAGAAACCAAACGGTAAAAGTTTACCCCTGGCTTTTTGAAGTGCTACTGATAATGAAGGCATCGCTATTACAAACGCTATTACTTCGTCTTTTGAATCAACAACAATCTTAATGAAATTAGGGTTAACAAATCCCAAATACTGTTTTATATACAAGTTAATCTGCTTATCCGTAAGGTGAACAACGCCATAGAGATCTTTATATGCTGAATTTATCAGTTCAAAAATACCTTTTGCATATTTCAGAACATCTTTGGATTTTTTTATATCAACTATGCGGAGGTTTAATTTTTTCAACATTATCTGTGATATTCTTTCCGCTTTTTCAGGTAATTCTGAAGGTACTTTTACATTATATTCCACCCAGTCAACATCTTTCTTGTATCCGCATTTTTCCATGTGAACCTGATAATACGGGTAATTGTAATTAGTTGCCATTGTTCCAAGCTCATTAAAACCTTCAATAAGCATACCTTCACGGTCTAAATCAGTAAAACCTAACGGACCATGAACGGCTACTAAATTCTGCTCTTTTGCCCATTTTTCTACTGTATCAAGAAGCGCACGGGAAACTTCCTCGTCATCGATAAAATCAAACCAGCCAAACCGTACATACTTGTTTTTCCATATTTCGATATATTTTTTATTAACGATACCGGCAATCCTGCCTACTACCTTGCCGTCTTTAAGTGCAATCCAATACTTAACTATACAATGTTCAAAAGCGGAATTCTTATCCCACCTTAAAGTATTCATCTCGTCAAATCGCAGCGGCGGAACAAAATAATTATTGTTTTTATAAAGTTCATATGGAAAATCAATAAATCTTTTTAAATCTTTGACTGTTTTTACTTCTTCAATTTTAATCGTAATAGTAACCCTCCTTTTGTTAAACTACTTCTCGTTTATTATGTTATACTTAGCTAAAATTACTTTATAATCAGCGGGATAAAATATAAGCTAAAGCGGATATTGCCGCTGAACATGGTATCGTCAATACCCAAGCCCATACAATCTGCCTTGCAACTCCCCAGCGGACTGCACTTAACCGTTTAAGAGAACCTATACCCATAATAGCACCCGTAATCGTATGCGTGGTGCTTACAGGAATACCAAATGCTGATGATATAAATAATGTTATCGCTGCACCGGACTCTGCACAAAATCCGTCTACCGGCTTCAGCTTGGCAACTTTTTGCCCCATAGTCTTAACGATACGCCACCCACCGAACATTGTT from the Elusimicrobiota bacterium genome contains:
- a CDS encoding flavin reductase translates to MLNKFKKIEVEQIEDNTFKLIGADWMLITAGTMESFNTMTANWGGFGVLWFKKVCFCFIRPIRHTYSFIEKSDSFTLSFFEEKYRSVLDLCGSTSGKKVDKIAKTGITPVKGKLGVYFSEARLVIECKKIYCQDINPNGFLDPEIYKNYPNKDYHRMYIGEVKNCLMK
- a CDS encoding carbohydrate-binding family 9-like protein, giving the protein MKKIVYECNYINTPIKIDGLLNEPAWKKAKVLNFFEINTRKKPISKTEGRLLWDKKYLYIGYKAYDKDIWGYFKKRNDPTCQEDVLELFIKTNPKNEPYYNFEINPLGTIYDAFSPKMYAGGEFNHRWNRWDCPGIKRAVFIKGTLNNWHDVDEYWQLEVAIPFKSLETLNGKIPDNGDEWKFHLSRYDYSVYLPNGVELSSCSPFIKNIDFGFHMSEGWINLKFKR
- a CDS encoding DUF2914 domain-containing protein, which encodes MKKGFVVVLLFVGLVGGSFVRAEEAAVKTPAVTAAPAAATLSVTDFAFCKSVETRQPVDKAEVFAPEVGKVYLWATITGATEPTEVKHVWYFNSVKVAEISIAVKYPRYRLWSYKTILPEQIGDWKVDIVDAAGNVIKSATFKIQKAEAPKQ